One window from the genome of Malacoplasma penetrans HF-2 encodes:
- the glpK gene encoding glycerol kinase GlpK produces MDNTKKYIVSLDSGTTSCRTIIFDQNGNMVSSAQTEFTQYFPQSGWVEHDAIEIWTTQLGTLQSAKSRANIKSHNMAAIGITNQRETVVLWDKETGLPVYNAIVWQDRRTSEYCDELIKQGKANIISSKTGLIINPYFSGTKIRWILKNVPEAAQKLQEHKLLAGTIDTWLIWKLTDGKVHATDVTNASRTMLYNINTLEWDQEILDLLEIPREILPVVKSSSELYGTINPKYLSQRATAAVPIMGVAGDQQSSLFGQLCTEPGMVKNTYGTGCFTLINTGERAIFSKNKLVTTIAWKLGNQKPIYALEGSVFIAGSGIKWLRDSIKVIYNAQECDFYCGLADQEPQNVYMVPSFTGLGAPYWDSSSRGAIFGLERGTKREHIVKATIEAIAFQSNDLLSAMQKDIGKKINIMKVDGGASNSNYLMQFQSSISDVTIMRPTNIETTALGAAYLAGSASGFWKSIDELKKLNPIDKSFRPGLSKEVVNKKLKGWQEAVKRTFNWTNSI; encoded by the coding sequence ATGGATAATACAAAAAAATACATTGTGTCATTAGACTCTGGTACTACTTCTTGTAGAACTATTATTTTTGATCAAAATGGTAATATGGTATCTTCTGCTCAAACTGAATTTACTCAATATTTCCCACAATCAGGATGAGTAGAACATGATGCAATTGAAATCTGAACTACACAATTAGGTACTTTACAAAGTGCAAAATCAAGAGCAAATATTAAATCTCATAATATGGCTGCTATTGGGATTACAAACCAAAGAGAAACTGTAGTTTTATGAGATAAAGAAACTGGTTTACCAGTTTATAATGCTATTGTTTGACAAGATAGAAGAACAAGTGAATATTGTGATGAATTAATTAAACAAGGAAAAGCAAATATCATTTCTTCTAAAACTGGGTTAATTATTAACCCATACTTCTCAGGTACTAAAATTAGATGAATTCTAAAAAATGTTCCAGAAGCTGCTCAAAAATTACAAGAACATAAATTATTAGCTGGAACAATTGATACTTGATTAATTTGAAAATTAACAGACGGTAAAGTACATGCAACTGATGTTACAAATGCATCAAGAACAATGTTGTACAACATCAACACATTAGAATGAGATCAAGAAATTTTGGATTTATTAGAAATTCCAAGAGAAATTTTACCAGTGGTAAAATCATCTAGTGAATTATATGGAACAATTAATCCAAAATACTTATCACAAAGAGCAACAGCTGCTGTTCCTATTATGGGTGTAGCTGGTGACCAACAATCATCATTATTTGGTCAATTATGTACAGAACCTGGAATGGTTAAAAATACATATGGAACAGGTTGTTTTACATTAATTAATACAGGTGAACGTGCAATCTTTTCTAAAAATAAACTAGTAACTACAATTGCATGAAAACTAGGTAATCAAAAACCAATTTATGCATTAGAAGGTTCAGTGTTTATTGCTGGATCTGGTATTAAGTGATTAAGAGATTCAATTAAAGTTATTTACAATGCACAAGAATGTGATTTCTATTGTGGATTAGCTGACCAAGAACCTCAAAATGTTTACATGGTTCCGTCATTTACAGGTCTTGGAGCACCATATTGAGATTCAAGTTCTAGAGGTGCTATTTTTGGACTTGAAAGAGGAACTAAAAGAGAACATATTGTTAAAGCTACAATTGAAGCAATTGCTTTCCAATCAAATGATCTTTTAAGCGCTATGCAAAAAGACATTGGTAAAAAAATCAATATTATGAAAGTAGATGGTGGTGCATCAAATTCAAATTATTTAATGCAATTCCAATCTTCAATTAGTGATGTAACAATTATGAGACCAACTAATATTGAAACTACTGCACTTGGTGCAGCTTACTTAGCAGGATCAGCATCAGGATTCTGAAAATCAATTGATGAACTAAAAAAACTTAATCCAATCGATAAAAGCTTTAGGCCCGGATTATCAAAAGAAGTTGTTAATAAAAAACTTAAAGGCTGACAAGAAGCTGTTAAAAGAACATTCAATTGAACTAATTCAATTTAA
- the glpO gene encoding type 2 glycerol-3-phosphate oxidase, with product MYDLTIVGGGIIGSIIAYRLSRYNLKILLLEKNPVYADETSKGNSGVIHGGFDPEPHKLEAKLNVLGNRIWREEIFKVLDFSRAQVDSLIIAFNEEEMDAVKMLYDRGITNGVLASDMRIISKEELLEREPNLNRDVAGALLCTSSWAIDPVQATSAFLAVAEGNGVELRKNSEVTGIEFVNNQFNIEINNREIVSSRYIVNAAGHYADRIAEMANCGDFKQTTRRGGYRILDRSLNGVVKSICFMVPTIHGKGVIVAPMLDGHVLVGPTAEEGVAKEDTRLVTREKYDYIGDIGKHIIPSLDMSRTVMTLSGSRPIDVETNDFVIRCAKNNKNFINAAGMQSPALASAPAIALYIEKLLSKSGLELITKDFYHKKYKVFH from the coding sequence ATGTACGATTTAACAATAGTAGGTGGTGGAATAATTGGTTCTATTATTGCCTACAGACTTTCAAGATATAATTTAAAAATTTTATTATTAGAAAAAAATCCAGTTTATGCTGATGAAACATCAAAAGGTAACTCTGGTGTAATTCATGGTGGATTTGATCCAGAACCACATAAACTTGAAGCAAAATTAAATGTTTTAGGAAACAGAATTTGAAGAGAAGAAATCTTTAAAGTTCTAGATTTTTCTAGAGCACAAGTTGACTCATTAATTATTGCTTTCAATGAAGAAGAAATGGATGCAGTAAAGATGCTATATGACCGTGGAATAACTAATGGTGTATTAGCTTCTGATATGAGAATTATTTCTAAAGAAGAATTATTAGAAAGAGAACCAAACTTAAACAGAGATGTTGCTGGTGCATTGTTATGTACAAGTTCATGAGCAATTGATCCTGTTCAAGCTACATCTGCATTTTTAGCAGTGGCTGAAGGTAATGGAGTAGAGTTAAGAAAAAATTCTGAAGTTACTGGAATTGAATTTGTAAACAATCAATTCAATATTGAAATTAACAATAGAGAAATTGTAAGCTCAAGATACATTGTTAATGCTGCTGGTCACTATGCTGACAGAATTGCAGAAATGGCAAATTGTGGAGACTTTAAACAAACAACAAGAAGAGGGGGATATAGAATTTTAGACCGTTCTCTTAATGGTGTTGTTAAATCAATTTGTTTCATGGTACCAACTATTCATGGTAAAGGTGTAATAGTTGCTCCAATGTTAGATGGACATGTATTGGTTGGTCCAACTGCTGAAGAAGGAGTTGCTAAAGAAGATACAAGATTAGTAACTAGAGAAAAATATGATTACATTGGTGATATTGGTAAACATATAATTCCATCTTTAGATATGAGTAGAACTGTGATGACTTTATCAGGTTCTAGACCAATAGATGTAGAAACTAATGACTTTGTTATTAGATGTGCAAAAAATAATAAGAATTTCATTAATGCTGCTGGAATGCAATCACCAGCTTTAGCTTCTGCTCCAGCAATTGCTTTATACATTGAAAAACTATTATCTAAGAGTGGTTTAGAATTAATTACTAAAGACTTCTACCACAAGAAATATAAAGTATTTCACTAA
- a CDS encoding MIP/aquaporin family protein, with the protein MTTWWLGLLSELVGTAVLILLGNGVCASVSYKRMNANQSGKWILISFAWGLAVFAGAMVSIAMGGDGWLNPVVSIMQAIIASKNPGGLYATGILATGSVAAGIAATFFISVIFQMLGAMLGQSVLNFINYKFIKDRENPLDVIRGAHSTGAAYKNKEDKATIFNLSYEFVGTLVLTGMILVFGSNKSGIPSVNIGPLFVMLIITSIGMSLGSATGFSLNPARDLGPRIVFAGLVNFLRKEDKVAGICDWGYSWVPVVAPMAAGVVMGCFGLI; encoded by the coding sequence ATGACTACGTGATGATTAGGTCTACTTTCTGAATTGGTTGGTACTGCTGTGTTAATTCTTTTAGGAAATGGTGTTTGTGCATCAGTTTCTTACAAAAGGATGAATGCTAATCAATCAGGAAAATGAATCTTAATTTCATTTGCATGAGGTCTAGCAGTTTTTGCAGGTGCTATGGTCTCTATTGCCATGGGTGGAGATGGATGATTAAACCCAGTGGTTTCTATTATGCAAGCTATCATTGCTTCTAAAAATCCTGGTGGACTTTATGCTACAGGGATTTTAGCAACTGGAAGTGTAGCTGCAGGTATTGCTGCAACTTTCTTTATTTCAGTTATTTTCCAAATGCTAGGTGCAATGTTAGGACAAAGTGTTTTAAACTTTATTAACTACAAATTTATTAAAGACAGAGAAAACCCACTAGATGTAATTAGAGGTGCTCATTCAACTGGTGCAGCTTACAAAAACAAAGAAGATAAAGCAACAATCTTTAACTTATCTTATGAATTTGTTGGTACTTTAGTATTAACTGGAATGATTTTAGTTTTTGGAAGCAATAAGAGTGGTATTCCAAGTGTAAACATTGGTCCATTATTTGTAATGTTAATTATTACTTCTATTGGTATGTCTTTAGGATCTGCAACTGGTTTCTCATTGAACCCAGCAAGAGATTTAGGTCCAAGAATTGTTTTTGCAGGTCTTGTTAATTTCTTAAGAAAAGAAGATAAAGTTGCTGGTATCTGTGATTGAGGATACAGCTGAGTTCCAGTTGTTGCTCCAATGGCTGCTGGAGTAGTAATGGGATGCTTTGGTTTAATTTAA
- the recA gene encoding recombinase RecA produces MNSMTEQKALELAIKEIEKKFGKETFSQSESFDNQVIKSGSILLDNAIGVGGYPKGKIIEIYGNESSGKTTIALQCVKECIKEGGSVAYIDAECSIDSKYLSHLGIDPTKLLVATPEYGEQAFSIIDALIKTNMVDLIVVDSVAALVPKNDIESSMEDQSMGTHARMMSKGLKILQTSLSKHKTTVIFINQVREKIGVMFGNNEITTGGRALKFFSTLRLDVRRSELIKSGTDVIGIRSKITVTKNKVAPPFKNCFVDIFFNKGFDPTKEIIDFAIEYEIIKKSGSWFYYNETKLAQGRNNLDSYLKENNEIYDEIKKLVFDEIDKNNK; encoded by the coding sequence ATGAATAGTATGACAGAACAAAAAGCTTTAGAATTAGCAATTAAAGAGATTGAGAAAAAATTTGGAAAAGAAACTTTTTCTCAATCTGAATCTTTTGATAACCAAGTTATTAAAAGTGGGAGTATTTTATTAGACAATGCAATTGGAGTTGGGGGATACCCAAAAGGAAAGATTATTGAAATTTATGGAAATGAATCTTCTGGTAAAACAACAATAGCATTACAATGTGTTAAAGAATGTATTAAAGAAGGTGGTAGTGTTGCATATATTGATGCTGAATGCTCAATAGATTCAAAATACTTATCACACCTTGGGATTGATCCAACTAAATTATTAGTTGCAACACCAGAATATGGTGAACAAGCATTTTCTATAATTGATGCATTAATTAAAACTAATATGGTTGATTTAATAGTAGTAGATTCAGTTGCAGCATTAGTTCCTAAAAATGATATAGAATCATCAATGGAAGACCAATCAATGGGGACACATGCAAGAATGATGTCAAAGGGATTAAAGATCTTGCAAACATCTTTAAGCAAACATAAAACTACTGTAATTTTTATCAATCAAGTGAGAGAAAAAATTGGCGTAATGTTTGGTAACAACGAAATTACAACAGGTGGAAGAGCATTAAAGTTTTTCAGCACTTTAAGGTTAGATGTGAGAAGAAGTGAATTAATTAAATCAGGAACTGATGTAATTGGAATTAGATCTAAAATTACTGTTACTAAAAATAAAGTTGCGCCTCCTTTTAAAAATTGTTTTGTTGATATCTTTTTCAACAAAGGATTTGATCCAACAAAAGAAATCATAGATTTTGCAATCGAGTATGAAATTATTAAAAAATCAGGATCTTGATTTTATTATAATGAGACAAAACTAGCACAAGGTAGAAATAACTTAGATTCATATTTAAAAGAAAATAATGAAATATATGATGAAATTAAAAAACTTGTTTTTGATGAAATTGATAAAAATAATAAGTAA
- a CDS encoding CinA family protein, whose product MNYKEIIINELLKSKLTLGIAESVTGGMIASTFVDVPNASKVFKGGIVAYTDFAKKELLRVNGDTLDKYTAYSANVAREMAKGIRDKLKTDISISVTGHAGPFNNVDINEYRECKAYFCIIIVDKAYDFEITLKDEGKTNNRITIVSKIIEELFKLVYRPDKFNE is encoded by the coding sequence GTGAATTACAAAGAAATAATAATAAATGAATTGCTTAAATCTAAGTTAACTCTTGGAATAGCTGAATCTGTAACTGGTGGAATGATTGCCTCTACTTTTGTTGATGTACCAAATGCATCAAAGGTATTTAAAGGTGGTATTGTAGCTTATACAGATTTTGCAAAAAAAGAATTACTTAGAGTAAATGGTGATACTTTAGACAAATACACTGCTTATTCTGCAAATGTAGCAAGAGAGATGGCTAAAGGAATTAGAGATAAATTGAAAACAGATATTTCAATATCAGTAACAGGTCATGCAGGACCATTCAACAATGTAGACATTAATGAATACAGAGAATGCAAGGCATATTTTTGTATTATCATTGTAGATAAAGCATATGATTTTGAAATAACTTTAAAAGATGAAGGAAAAACAAACAATAGAATTACTATTGTTTCAAAGATTATTGAAGAACTTTTTAAATTAGTTTATCGTCCAGATAAGTTTAATGAATAA
- a CDS encoding NAD(P)H-dependent oxidoreductase, with translation MSTKKTIIVVAHPNLKNSKANKGWLDNLSKFDSNIKIHNLYDLYPDYKINVENEQKLLEQYDNIIYQFPIYWFNCPSLLKEWFDKVYTYGWAYGSNGKKLVNKNIGFAVSLGAPINFYQNENSLDKILKPFIASCGFVQANFKGIHAIYDVGVEFNDTSIIVDSSKQYLEFINKM, from the coding sequence ATGAGTACTAAAAAAACAATTATTGTGGTTGCACACCCTAATTTAAAAAATAGTAAAGCTAATAAAGGTTGATTAGATAATTTATCAAAATTTGATAGCAATATCAAAATTCACAATCTTTATGATTTATATCCAGATTACAAAATAAATGTTGAGAATGAACAAAAATTACTTGAACAATATGATAACATCATTTACCAATTTCCAATTTACTGATTTAATTGTCCAAGTTTATTAAAAGAATGATTTGATAAAGTTTATACATATGGTTGAGCATATGGAAGTAATGGAAAAAAACTTGTTAACAAAAATATAGGTTTTGCAGTATCCTTAGGTGCACCAATTAATTTTTATCAAAATGAAAATTCATTAGATAAAATCTTAAAACCATTCATTGCTTCTTGTGGATTTGTGCAAGCAAATTTTAAAGGAATTCATGCAATTTATGATGTTGGTGTGGAATTCAATGACACAAGCATTATTGTGGATAGTTCTAAACAATATTTAGAATTCATTAATAAAATGTAA
- a CDS encoding nitroreductase family protein, with amino-acid sequence MQVIENILKRRLERNYKNTAIEQEKIDYLIKVINSSPTSTNSQDFSAIIVEDKELRQKISMGLETQSHIVNAPLFIIFCADNNRLNHVALKENKEIRTDNLNNFLTASGDAFIAASFAYNAALQLGLGACYIGMVRASLEAIKETLNLEGNIVPIIGLTIGYIESQNEIKPKINHVYKQKYNINQLKQEVDVYDKDMLTYYDSRNANAKNSTWSQTCLNPFINGTEKAAPVDAFIKKTWGLK; translated from the coding sequence ATGCAAGTAATAGAAAATATTTTAAAAAGAAGATTAGAAAGAAATTATAAAAACACAGCTATTGAACAAGAAAAAATTGATTATTTAATCAAGGTTATTAACAGTTCACCTACAAGTACTAATTCTCAAGATTTTTCTGCAATAATAGTAGAAGATAAAGAATTAAGACAAAAAATCTCAATGGGATTAGAAACACAATCTCACATTGTAAATGCACCATTGTTTATTATTTTTTGTGCAGACAACAATAGACTTAATCATGTTGCTTTAAAAGAAAACAAAGAAATCAGAACAGATAATTTAAATAACTTTTTAACAGCATCTGGAGATGCTTTTATAGCAGCTTCTTTTGCATATAATGCAGCATTACAATTAGGTTTAGGTGCTTGTTATATTGGGATGGTAAGAGCAAGTTTAGAAGCAATCAAAGAAACTTTAAATTTAGAAGGGAACATTGTTCCTATAATTGGTTTAACAATTGGATATATTGAATCACAAAATGAGATCAAACCTAAAATTAATCATGTTTATAAACAAAAATATAATATCAATCAATTAAAACAAGAAGTTGATGTATATGATAAAGATATGCTTACATACTATGATTCAAGAAATGCAAATGCAAAGAATTCTACTTGATCACAAACTTGTTTAAATCCATTTATTAATGGAACAGAAAAAGCAGCGCCAGTTGATGCTTTCATCAAAAAAACTTGAGGGTTAAAATAA
- the yqeH gene encoding ribosome biogenesis GTPase YqeH: MNYYNKKCLGCGEFFSKDEKSPSYVKEAKENTLYCQRCFRLKNYGVLDNSNIDDAFIENNLSSIDFSLGSIILVVDVFNIEDSLIDEFKNNKNVLLVINKISFFNMFKNILSVTERIKSYIKKLGWNQQVIFYDSVNKFNIKNINAWIEKEAKAKKKVYIVGKTNVGKSSLINALLKFNDKDPCLSVSPIKNTTVNLRKIELSKYSSVIDTPGFQNENNFLSIIKQNNKLNFKKMVLKSFALKDDNQVFFLENIARIECSEIQKGLNSSISFLIIDKFNIHRTNIKNKEKILNKANEMFNIFLDDKYKLKEIIFSNLEKDIKYTMFLNGLGIMSIKNVQEIKVFFPEHFKVELIKEFII; this comes from the coding sequence ATGAATTACTATAATAAAAAATGTTTAGGATGTGGAGAATTTTTTTCTAAAGATGAAAAAAGCCCAAGTTATGTAAAAGAAGCCAAAGAAAACACACTTTATTGTCAAAGATGTTTTAGACTAAAAAATTATGGTGTTTTAGATAATAGTAATATTGATGATGCTTTCATTGAAAATAATTTATCTTCAATTGATTTTTCACTTGGTTCAATTATTTTAGTTGTTGATGTTTTTAATATTGAGGATTCACTAATTGATGAATTTAAAAATAATAAAAATGTTTTACTAGTGATTAATAAAATTAGTTTTTTTAATATGTTTAAAAACATTTTGTCAGTTACTGAAAGAATTAAATCATATATAAAAAAACTAGGATGAAATCAACAAGTAATTTTTTATGATTCTGTTAATAAATTTAATATCAAAAATATTAATGCATGAATCGAAAAAGAAGCTAAAGCAAAAAAGAAAGTTTATATTGTTGGAAAAACAAATGTTGGTAAATCTTCTTTAATAAATGCTTTACTGAAGTTCAATGACAAAGATCCTTGTTTATCTGTAAGCCCTATAAAAAACACAACTGTTAATTTAAGAAAAATTGAACTTAGTAAATACAGCAGTGTAATTGATACTCCAGGTTTTCAGAATGAAAATAATTTCCTATCAATAATAAAACAAAATAATAAATTAAACTTTAAAAAAATGGTTCTAAAGTCTTTTGCTTTAAAAGATGATAACCAAGTTTTCTTTTTAGAAAACATAGCTAGAATTGAATGTAGTGAAATCCAAAAAGGGTTAAATAGTTCAATTTCATTTTTAATTATTGATAAGTTTAATATTCACAGAACTAATATTAAAAATAAAGAAAAAATTTTAAATAAAGCTAATGAAATGTTTAATATTTTTTTAGATGATAAATACAAACTTAAAGAAATTATTTTTAGTAATTTAGAAAAAGATATTAAATATACAATGTTTCTTAATGGGCTTGGAATTATGTCAATAAAAAATGTTCAGGAAATTAAAGTCTTTTTCCCTGAACATTTTAAGGTTGAATTAATTAAAGAATTTATTATTTAA
- a CDS encoding YqeG family HAD IIIA-type phosphatase yields MKKINTFWLNYLRPNLFVRDISEINLESLRISDIKLIVCDLDNTLVPYFTRYPNKFAFDFINKAKQMGFSILIASNNTKKRVSTFVKKLEETSSIEGHLWSCKKPVAFKIIKWIKENGFSFDQTVFIGDQFLTDVLLANRVKSKSILVFPLTDSKNNSDINIFFKLIEKFIYKKLSQENVLNQYDVTLGELEDYEDELL; encoded by the coding sequence ATGAAAAAAATAAATACTTTTTGATTAAATTATTTAAGACCTAATTTATTTGTTAGAGACATTTCAGAAATTAATTTAGAGTCATTAAGAATTAGTGATATTAAGTTAATTGTTTGTGATCTTGACAATACTTTAGTTCCTTATTTTACAAGGTACCCAAATAAGTTTGCTTTTGATTTTATTAATAAAGCAAAGCAAATGGGATTTAGTATTTTAATAGCTTCTAACAATACTAAAAAAAGAGTTTCTACATTTGTTAAAAAATTAGAAGAAACCTCAAGTATTGAAGGACATTTGTGAAGCTGTAAAAAACCAGTTGCTTTCAAAATTATTAAGTGAATTAAAGAAAATGGTTTTTCTTTTGATCAAACTGTTTTTATAGGTGATCAATTTTTAACTGATGTTTTGCTTGCGAATAGAGTAAAATCAAAAAGTATTTTAGTGTTTCCTTTAACTGATTCTAAAAACAATTCTGACATTAATATTTTTTTCAAATTAATTGAAAAATTTATTTATAAAAAATTATCTCAAGAAAATGTTTTGAATCAATATGATGTAACACTAGGTGAATTAGAGGATTATGAAGATGAATTACTATAA
- a CDS encoding GNAT family N-acetyltransferase: MDSNFKVLNKISKKARTIIVLSYFFIFLAVIFAIIGIAVYKKEFIENPFYFIALILSVISVVSIYLSTWILRNKAFKTIEKIDVFGNDFVDDLEKIFWGPLSTWNRIIKKIKIINDSINNLSDEELKQLNNELKDKNSKKDKKNISDQKILESERLYVRHFDEKDLETVYKYRNDKECYQYQSYSSFEKNDLLKMFNENKAKGLYSEAANFALVLKETDELVGEIFVSKKNVGKEYFIGFTVMPKFQRNGYAFEIISELLVEVAPKLDKYTFFCTVYEQNIKSVNLIKKLEFKYDSFFYDEKGRILVYKKTYN; encoded by the coding sequence ATGGATTCAAATTTTAAAGTTTTAAATAAAATATCAAAAAAAGCTAGAACAATTATTGTTCTATCTTATTTTTTTATCTTCCTAGCTGTTATATTTGCAATAATTGGTATTGCTGTTTATAAAAAGGAATTTATTGAAAATCCTTTTTATTTTATTGCTTTGATATTATCTGTTATATCTGTAGTTTCTATTTATCTTTCAACTTGAATCTTAAGAAATAAAGCTTTTAAAACAATTGAAAAAATAGATGTTTTTGGAAATGATTTTGTAGATGATTTAGAAAAAATATTTTGAGGTCCACTAAGTACATGAAATAGAATCATTAAAAAAATTAAGATAATAAATGACAGTATCAACAACTTATCTGATGAAGAACTTAAACAGCTAAATAACGAATTAAAAGATAAGAATTCAAAAAAAGATAAAAAAAATATTAGCGATCAAAAAATTCTAGAATCTGAAAGATTGTATGTAAGACATTTTGATGAGAAAGATTTAGAGACTGTTTATAAATACAGAAATGATAAAGAATGTTATCAGTACCAGTCATATAGTTCATTTGAAAAAAATGACTTACTAAAAATGTTCAATGAAAATAAAGCCAAAGGCTTATATAGTGAAGCAGCAAATTTTGCTTTAGTGTTAAAAGAAACAGATGAATTGGTTGGTGAAATTTTTGTATCTAAAAAAAATGTAGGTAAAGAATATTTTATTGGGTTTACTGTAATGCCAAAATTTCAAAGGAATGGGTATGCTTTTGAAATTATTTCTGAATTATTGGTAGAGGTTGCTCCAAAACTGGATAAATATACTTTCTTCTGTACGGTTTATGAACAAAATATTAAATCGGTTAATTTGATTAAAAAATTAGAATTTAAATATGATTCATTTTTTTATGATGAAAAAGGAAGAATATTAGTTTATAAAAAAACTTATAATTAA